A stretch of the Mycobacterium sp. ITM-2016-00317 genome encodes the following:
- a CDS encoding DUF4194 domain-containing protein: protein MTTEHEADFAAFSALPEVDQNARPPHQRRPRFDGDVSELPDRACWALQHLLTRRYISAETDSDIYAWVLEYRGQLSVRLSELDLMLRIVDGTDVAYVEQARYESARGMKLLRREPLGTYDSILALHLAQMMRAAGGQSVLISREEMHNLFSGVLNDTDRDAVTFTGRIDAAIARLTGLEILRRSRDDEHSYTISPVITAVMTAGVITELQQQFELLLRGGTAAVDQEEDAVD from the coding sequence GTGACCACCGAACACGAGGCTGACTTCGCGGCGTTCTCCGCGCTGCCCGAGGTCGACCAGAACGCCCGGCCGCCGCACCAGCGCCGGCCGCGGTTCGACGGCGACGTCTCCGAGCTGCCCGACCGCGCCTGCTGGGCGCTGCAGCATCTGCTGACCCGCCGCTACATCAGCGCCGAGACCGACAGCGACATCTACGCGTGGGTGCTCGAGTACCGCGGCCAGCTGTCGGTGCGGCTGTCCGAGCTCGACCTGATGCTGCGCATCGTGGACGGGACCGACGTCGCCTACGTCGAGCAGGCCCGCTACGAATCCGCCAGGGGCATGAAGCTTCTCCGTCGCGAGCCGCTTGGCACCTACGACTCCATCCTGGCTCTGCACCTGGCACAGATGATGCGCGCCGCGGGCGGGCAGAGCGTGCTGATTTCCCGCGAGGAGATGCACAACCTGTTCTCCGGGGTGCTCAACGACACCGACCGCGACGCGGTCACGTTCACCGGACGCATCGACGCCGCCATCGCCCGGCTGACCGGCCTGGAGATCCTGCGCCGCAGCCGCGACGACGAGCACAGCTACACCATCTCCCCGGTGATCACCGCGGTGATGACGGCCGGCGTGATCACCGAGTTGCAGCAACAGTTCGAGCTGCTGCTGCGCGGCGGGACCGCGGCAGTGGACCAGGAGGAAGACGCCGTTGACTGA
- a CDS encoding DUF3375 domain-containing protein: MDDNSTLSAVDLLELNRDLQSSQAIRLLATTNLSLYATLMERHLADGVTPETELVVRLERDLDDLGDPQSGLALIKSWASQGWLHRIVDPRSDQNVCYLTQDARRALDFLRGMRRQDTIATGGSINGIASRLKHVALKVGNDPARIRKSIEAEIEALHRELDELDAGERPAPDVTDAYDEARAIALQMERLITDIGQYGSMIEKATAALDEPIDSNVEYRDRQRQMYADYQAAWDSQGRDSHRAFLRMINDPDQRAEFEADVAAVADALPALDPALRKVMAGFFELVGHQIDEVERIQQRCAQRVKRFTAFGTLEQSRGVARQLNEAIGAARNLLRSSLIDSRLDIELPLARHAISSVGALSFKIGELSSPKPAKAAEGEVDLASFAALTTQVDAPAMSDMLNAAVAEGPVSLPEAVAMLDRSGQGAYLGHVIVLWSWALKQPNDSRYDSVTVRFRSLDGKDREIAVPALKFTEPITVGASA, encoded by the coding sequence GTGGACGACAACTCGACCCTGTCCGCCGTCGACCTGCTCGAACTCAACCGCGACCTGCAGTCCTCCCAGGCGATCCGGCTGCTGGCCACCACGAATCTGAGCCTGTACGCGACGCTGATGGAGCGGCACCTCGCCGACGGTGTGACTCCGGAGACCGAGCTGGTCGTGCGCCTGGAACGCGACCTCGACGACCTCGGGGATCCGCAGTCCGGCCTGGCGCTGATCAAGTCGTGGGCCAGCCAGGGCTGGCTGCACCGCATCGTCGATCCCCGCAGTGACCAGAACGTCTGCTACCTGACCCAGGACGCCCGCCGCGCGCTGGACTTCCTGCGCGGCATGCGCCGGCAGGACACCATCGCCACCGGCGGTTCCATCAACGGCATCGCGTCCCGGCTCAAGCACGTGGCCCTCAAGGTCGGCAACGACCCCGCCAGGATCCGCAAGAGCATCGAAGCCGAGATCGAGGCACTGCACCGCGAGCTCGACGAGCTCGATGCCGGCGAGCGGCCCGCGCCCGATGTCACCGACGCCTACGACGAGGCCCGCGCGATCGCGCTGCAGATGGAGCGGCTGATCACCGACATCGGCCAGTACGGCTCGATGATCGAGAAGGCCACCGCCGCCCTCGACGAGCCGATCGACTCCAACGTCGAGTACCGCGACCGTCAGCGCCAGATGTACGCCGACTACCAGGCCGCCTGGGACTCCCAGGGACGCGACAGCCACCGCGCGTTCCTGCGGATGATCAACGACCCGGATCAGCGGGCGGAGTTCGAGGCCGACGTGGCCGCGGTCGCCGACGCGCTGCCCGCGCTGGACCCGGCGCTACGCAAGGTGATGGCCGGCTTCTTCGAGCTTGTCGGACATCAGATCGACGAGGTCGAACGGATCCAGCAGCGCTGCGCGCAGCGGGTCAAGCGGTTCACCGCGTTCGGCACGCTGGAGCAGAGCCGCGGGGTGGCCCGCCAGCTCAACGAGGCCATCGGCGCGGCCCGCAATCTCCTCAGGTCGAGCCTGATCGACTCGCGGCTGGACATCGAGCTGCCGCTGGCCCGGCACGCGATCAGTTCGGTCGGCGCACTGAGCTTCAAGATCGGCGAGCTGTCCAGCCCAAAGCCGGCCAAGGCCGCCGAGGGCGAGGTCGACCTGGCCAGCTTCGCCGCGCTGACCACCCAGGTCGACGCGCCGGCGATGTCGGACATGCTCAACGCCGCGGTCGCCGAGGGCCCGGTGTCGTTGCCGGAGGCCGTGGCGATGCTCGACCGTTCAGGGCAGGGCGCCTACCTCGGCCATGTCATCGTGCTGTGGTCCTGGGCTCTCAAGCAGCCCAACGATTCTCGGTACGATTCAGTGACCGTCCGGTTCCGTTCGCTGGACGGCAAGGACCGCGAAATTGCCGTCCCCGCACTGAAATTCACCGAACCGATCACTGTTGGAGCATCCGCGTGA